In Deltaproteobacteria bacterium, a single window of DNA contains:
- a CDS encoding long-chain fatty acid--CoA ligase, with protein MAQSYQQLALMFLDNASRAPKAVAFRYFDKKAKAWAAMTWSEYEQSVRKVAGWLVKQGVKKGDAVAIMSSNRPEWIITDLAIFMIGGVSIPIYSTSTTKDTNYILEHSEAKVIFYDEESRVKDVKCPSLKVCFDGGELAAILKSDVTPLAQAATVKSDDVATIVYTSGTTGLPKGVVHTHGTIMAAIDVARSILAEGRTEPDRFFSFLPLSHVAERLLIEFGSIAFGDEVVFARSVDTIVEDLQLYPPTLLLCVPRLWERIYERITNGLKDASPVKRGVFKLAKFAGSARCDGGTIVKAYDSKRRAKLADKLVGQKLREKLGMHKVRYFFTGAAPIRPDIMRFFAAFGIFIREVYGLTENLCLGVYTSAEQIVVGKAGKLFPLNEVKIADDGEILFRAPYIFKGYFKNDEATREALLPGGWFATGDFGAIDAKGNLQITGRKKELLKTSTGKYVAPVAIENELKKEPAIAEAMVVGDNQKYCIALVVINTEVVTTEAVEARLLDHLDAINKELARHESIKKIGVLTDTFTVENGMLTPTMKLKRKVVTSHYQPFIDRIYEGNDVVVFE; from the coding sequence CTATTTCGATAAAAAGGCCAAGGCTTGGGCTGCGATGACCTGGTCCGAATATGAACAGTCTGTACGCAAGGTTGCTGGGTGGCTGGTAAAGCAGGGCGTAAAAAAAGGCGATGCCGTCGCCATCATGAGTAGCAACAGACCAGAGTGGATCATCACTGACCTCGCGATCTTTATGATTGGGGGTGTTTCCATTCCGATCTACTCGACCTCGACGACCAAGGACACTAACTACATCCTCGAGCACAGCGAGGCTAAGGTCATTTTTTATGACGAAGAAAGCCGCGTCAAGGACGTCAAGTGCCCATCGCTTAAAGTTTGTTTCGACGGTGGAGAACTAGCGGCCATTTTGAAGTCCGATGTGACGCCTCTGGCACAGGCTGCCACCGTCAAATCAGACGACGTCGCAACTATCGTTTACACTTCAGGCACAACGGGTCTGCCCAAAGGCGTCGTGCACACACACGGCACCATTATGGCTGCCATCGACGTGGCTAGGTCCATACTCGCTGAGGGACGTACCGAACCCGATCGCTTCTTCTCTTTTTTGCCGCTATCGCATGTGGCGGAGCGGCTCCTCATTGAATTTGGGTCCATTGCCTTTGGCGACGAGGTCGTCTTTGCGCGCAGCGTCGACACCATTGTCGAAGATCTCCAGCTTTATCCCCCGACCCTCCTGCTTTGCGTGCCGCGTCTTTGGGAGCGTATCTACGAGCGCATTACCAACGGTCTTAAAGATGCCAGTCCAGTGAAACGGGGTGTCTTTAAATTGGCGAAGTTTGCCGGATCTGCAAGGTGCGACGGAGGTACCATCGTCAAAGCGTACGATAGTAAACGACGCGCTAAGCTCGCGGATAAACTGGTGGGACAAAAATTGCGTGAAAAATTAGGCATGCATAAAGTGCGCTACTTTTTCACGGGAGCTGCACCAATTCGGCCAGACATCATGAGGTTTTTTGCTGCCTTCGGGATTTTCATTCGTGAGGTTTACGGCTTAACGGAAAATCTTTGTCTTGGCGTTTACACGAGCGCTGAGCAAATTGTCGTTGGTAAGGCCGGTAAACTGTTTCCTCTCAACGAAGTAAAAATTGCTGATGATGGTGAAATTCTGTTTCGGGCGCCTTACATCTTCAAGGGGTATTTCAAGAATGACGAGGCTACCCGCGAAGCGCTACTCCCCGGCGGATGGTTTGCCACAGGGGATTTTGGCGCGATCGATGCCAAAGGTAATTTGCAGATAACCGGTCGTAAGAAAGAGCTACTCAAAACCTCTACTGGTAAATACGTGGCACCCGTCGCCATCGAAAACGAGCTGAAAAAAGAACCAGCCATCGCCGAGGCTATGGTGGTTGGTGACAACCAAAAGTATTGCATTGCCCTAGTGGTCATAAACACAGAAGTGGTGACGACGGAGGCCGTGGAAGCGCGCCTACTCGATCACCTTGATGCGATCAATAAGGAACTGGCCCGTCACGAATCGATTAAAAAAATCGGCGTCTTGACCGACACGTTTACCGTCGAAAACGGAATGTTGACACCCACCATGAAACTCAAACGCAAGGTGGTGACATCGCATTACCAGCCCTTTATCGACCGCATATACGAGGGTAACGACGTCGTCGTTTTTGAGTGA
- a CDS encoding ketoacyl-ACP synthase III encodes MQTHPRARIVGTGMYVPPDVYTNKDLEKMMDTSDEWIQQRTGIKERRYAKPGIGPADLALEASRAALTMAGLKATDLDLIVFATLSPDYFFPGSGAFLQDYLGCGPILALDVRGQCSGYIYGLKVASAFIESGQAQRVLLVGAECHSRGINLTTEGRDVAVLFGDGAGATVLVPETSPEHGVLSVEAHTDGAYREVLKLETPSFKQWPAITKENLDKGMQFPQMDGRNVFKHAVTLMPEVVSSVLAKHQVSPDDVKLYLFHQANMRINEAVLKQLGQPLAKTHNNIERYGNCSAASVPMCLDEAVRGGRLERGDLLSMTAFGAGFTWGSALVRW; translated from the coding sequence ATGCAGACGCACCCACGTGCCCGAATTGTTGGTACTGGTATGTACGTTCCTCCGGACGTCTATACTAACAAAGACCTAGAAAAGATGATGGATACCTCCGACGAGTGGATCCAGCAGCGCACTGGGATTAAAGAGCGGCGTTATGCTAAGCCTGGCATCGGACCAGCGGATCTGGCGCTTGAGGCCTCGCGCGCGGCGCTGACGATGGCAGGTCTGAAGGCCACCGATCTAGACTTGATCGTGTTTGCGACGCTTAGCCCGGATTATTTCTTCCCCGGATCAGGTGCCTTTTTGCAGGATTATCTGGGTTGTGGGCCAATCCTTGCACTTGACGTGCGCGGGCAATGCTCGGGCTACATTTATGGGCTAAAGGTAGCCTCCGCTTTTATCGAGTCCGGTCAGGCTCAGCGGGTGCTTTTGGTCGGTGCTGAGTGTCATTCGCGCGGCATCAACTTAACAACTGAGGGGCGCGATGTTGCCGTACTGTTTGGTGATGGTGCGGGGGCCACGGTCCTCGTCCCGGAGACCAGTCCAGAGCATGGCGTCCTGAGTGTGGAAGCCCACACGGACGGAGCCTATCGCGAGGTGCTTAAGCTCGAGACGCCTAGTTTCAAGCAATGGCCTGCCATCACTAAGGAGAACCTGGACAAGGGCATGCAATTCCCGCAAATGGACGGCCGCAATGTCTTTAAGCATGCCGTGACGCTCATGCCTGAGGTGGTTAGTAGCGTACTCGCGAAGCATCAGGTGAGCCCTGACGATGTTAAGCTGTACCTCTTCCATCAGGCTAACATGCGCATCAACGAAGCAGTATTGAAACAGCTGGGACAACCCCTAGCTAAGACTCACAATAACATCGAGCGGTATGGCAACTGCTCGGCGGCGTCAGTGCCTATGTGTTTGGACGAGGCCGTACGTGGTGGTCGTCTCGAGCGCGGCGATCTGCTGTCGATGACGGCCTTTGGTGCAGGGTTTACCTGGGGATCAGCCTTAGTGCGATGGTAA
- a CDS encoding DUF393 domain-containing protein produces MTPNDPVVLYDAACPMCRTLAAFVTRRSGLTTVAWQDFSVSERGRSVLPEGLRDAPADRLRVLTGESLLEGEDAWSYLISNWQDLSHLDWLASRTGLRQPVVRSVAKAGHLLKRLCLRCPT; encoded by the coding sequence ATGACGCCCAACGATCCAGTTGTACTTTACGATGCTGCCTGTCCGATGTGTCGGACCCTGGCAGCATTTGTCACGCGCCGCAGTGGACTCACTACGGTCGCTTGGCAGGATTTTAGCGTGAGCGAGCGCGGCCGTTCCGTTCTCCCCGAGGGACTGCGCGATGCGCCAGCAGATCGGCTCCGTGTCTTGACCGGGGAATCACTTCTTGAGGGCGAAGATGCCTGGTCTTACCTCATAAGCAATTGGCAGGATCTTTCTCATCTCGACTGGCTCGCTTCCCGCACGGGGCTCAGGCAGCCAGTCGTCCGTTCTGTGGCAAAAGCCGGTCACCTACTCAAGCGTCTTTGTCTGCGTTGTCCCACATAA
- a CDS encoding HD domain-containing protein has translation MISPRSHDFASPDKSKMQALPVDCIKDNSTTDFDLYVEAAGMLTLYAQAEYRWSRDELSRLVASGHQQLFYPTVHKPRAEVYLKLHRLASLDTESHPRLRIVNLTAAAAEMTRVLYDHEITPSIIARTGEIAHAMVNCIKADPLCITALGLLVNHDEYTYYHSARVAAYGLAIAVFMGESDEHKLRDLALGSLLHDVGKSKIERGILGRKGALGPKEWVEIKKHPEYGAAMLEASGLGLVPQQIILHHHERFDGTGYPHQLTDKEILEEVKIAAFADVFDALTTNRPYQVTRTRFEALALIRDRLLPNLHQESYNAMVELLAGKIRKYA, from the coding sequence GTGATTTCCCCTCGGTCTCATGACTTTGCCTCGCCCGATAAAAGTAAGATGCAGGCCCTTCCCGTTGACTGTATCAAGGATAATAGCACCACCGACTTTGACCTCTATGTAGAGGCTGCAGGGATGTTGACCTTGTACGCGCAGGCCGAGTACCGATGGAGTCGGGACGAACTAAGTCGTTTAGTAGCAAGTGGGCATCAGCAGCTATTTTATCCGACGGTTCATAAACCACGAGCCGAAGTTTATCTAAAACTGCACAGGCTTGCTTCTTTAGATACGGAAAGCCATCCGCGACTCCGGATTGTCAATCTAACTGCAGCAGCTGCAGAAATGACTAGGGTCCTCTACGATCACGAGATCACTCCGTCAATCATCGCGCGCACCGGTGAGATTGCCCACGCTATGGTCAACTGCATCAAGGCGGATCCCCTATGCATCACGGCTCTCGGCCTTTTGGTGAATCATGACGAGTACACCTACTATCATAGCGCTAGAGTCGCTGCCTATGGACTGGCCATCGCGGTTTTTATGGGGGAATCCGACGAACACAAATTGCGCGACTTAGCGCTGGGATCTCTCCTTCATGATGTTGGTAAAAGCAAGATTGAGCGCGGTATTCTTGGTAGAAAGGGAGCGTTAGGACCGAAGGAATGGGTGGAGATAAAAAAACATCCAGAATACGGAGCTGCCATGCTGGAAGCCTCCGGCTTAGGACTGGTACCGCAGCAGATCATCCTGCACCATCACGAGCGCTTTGATGGTACCGGTTATCCTCATCAACTGACGGATAAAGAAATATTGGAAGAGGTCAAGATCGCTGCGTTTGCGGATGTATTCGATGCCCTGACCACGAATCGTCCCTATCAGGTGACGCGGACTCGTTTTGAGGCGTTGGCCCTCATTCGTGATAGGTTACTTCC